AACAGGGGAAGGTGCTTCTGGCAAGTTCCTCCAGTGGGTGACAGTAGTGCAGGCGatgagaagtggttggattccggatgtattttgaaattagaaCAGAAAGAACTGGGGACATGGCGGTGCAAGAATGAGGGGATCTCGAGGATGCTGGGAAGGAAGGCGCCACCAACTGAGGGGGGTGCTGGGGAGCAGCAGGCTGGTGGGGGGCAGAAGCTCAGTCCTGATGTGGGGCAACTCAGGTCCTGATGGGGGTGAGGTCAGGTCCTAGTGGGGGGAGGTCGGGTCCTGATTCGGGGTGAGGTCGGTTCTTGATTGCGGGGGAGGTCGGGTCCTGATAGGGGGAGGTTGGGTCTTGATTGAGGGGGAGGTCAGGTCCTGATAGAGGGAGGTCGGGTCCTGATGGGGGCAGGTCAGGTCCTGGTGCGGGGAGGTCGGGTCCTAGAGGGTAGGTGTGCATTTGGAGCCCAAGTGGAGAGGTCAGGAGGTATGGTTTAGGAGCTTGGGAAATGTGGGAGTCCCCGACCGACAGAGAAGAGAACCAAGGGCAGAGGATGGGAAAAGGAGCTAGCAGAATGGGAGCCCAGGGAAGGGGGTGTGTCCCCAAGGCGGTCTCTCCACAACCCCTGtgtgtttgagtccctgcttgaCTGGCTCCATGTCCCCTAGGGGAGCCATCAGGACTTCCGGAGCCTTCAAGCAAAGTTCCAGGCCTCTCAGCCTGGGACCAGCGAACAACCCCAAAAACCCCCAAAGCCCGAGGTCAACAAACCCCTCAAGAAGTTTCCGCTGCCTGAACTAAACGAGCACCCCAAGAAGCCACAGCCCGAGTTCAGTGCAGTGCCCAGGAAACCCCCGCAGCCTGAGTTCGCTGGTCTCCCCAAGAAACCCCCACAGCCTGAGTTCGCTGATCTCCCCAAGAAGCCCCTGCAGCCTGATTTTGCTGGTCTCCCCAAGAAGCCCCCGCAGCCTGAGTTCACTGATCGCCCCAGAAAGCCTCTGCAGCCTGATTTTGCTGATCTCCCCAAGAAGCCCCTGCAGCCTGAGTTCGCTGATCTCTCCAGAAAGCCCCCGCAGCCTGAGTTTGCTGGTCTCCCCAAGAAGCCCCCACAGCCTGAGGTCGTTGATCTCTCGAGAAAGCCCCCGCAGCCTGAGTTCACTGATCTGCCCAAGAAGCCCTCCAAACCTGAGTCCAGTGAACTCTCCAAAAAGTTCCCACAGCTCGAGGCCACTCTGTTCCCCAGGAAGGCCCTGCAGCCGGCAGCCGGTGAGGCCCCTCAGAAGGCCTTGCAGCCGGAGCCCAGCGCTCTTGCCCAGAAGCCTCCACAGCCTGAGCTCAGCAACCCTGCCAGGCCTCCCTCAGAACCCAAATTCAGTGCGTTCCCCAGGAAGGTACGGCAGCCTGAGCCAAATGAGGCCACCCCGAAGCCCTCGCAGCCCGAGTTCAATGCAAACCTCAGAAAGCCCCCACAGCTGCAGGTCGGCGGCCTCCCTAAGAAGTCCCTGCTGCAGCCTGAGTTCAGCGAGGTCCCTCAGGCGCCCCCCTGGAAGCCTGAGTCCAGtgagccccacccccactcctcgCAGCCCGACCTCAGTGCCCTTCCCAAGAAGCCCCCGCAGCCTCAGCTGAGTGACCTCCCCAAGAAGCCCCCGCAGCCTGAGTTTGGTGACCTCTCCAGGACGTCCTCGGAGCCCGAGGTCAGTGCGCTTCCCAAGAGGCCGCGGCAGTCGGATTTCAAACCGCTCTCTAAGAAGCGCCCCCAGCCCGAGCACGGCGGCCTCCCCAGGACGTCCTCGGAGCCCGAGTTCAGCCTGCTCCCCAGGAATTTTCTGCAGGTCGAGTGCCGGGGGCCGCCCCGCAAGTTCTCGCAGCCCGAGACCAGCGCTTTGCTCAAGAAGCGCCCGCAGCCTGAGTTCTTCGGGGATCTCCCTAGGAAGCCCCTGCTCCCTGGCTCCGTGTCCGAGAGCTCACTGCCCACTGCTGTGGCGGGTGGCAGACCCAGGTTCCCGCTCAGCCCGGGGTTCGGAGCCAGGCAGCAGAGACCAGGGGCGCTCACTCCCAGTGGAGGGTCAAGGCTGAGCCTCAAACCCCGGCGGAGGCCTCTGCCCTCGGTCAGCAGCCTGGGACCCCCTCCGGCCAAGCCCCCGctgcccccaggccccagggatGTCCAGAGCTTTCGGAGGCCCTCGGCAGCGGCCACAGGTGGGTCAGGCGGCACGGGCAGCAAGGAGGGGACAGAGGTGCCATGGCCGTGCTGGCCTCCCTTCCACTCCCGTCTCTCCACAGCTCCACGGAGGACCCCCTCTTCTGCTGGAACCCTTTTCCAGGCCCGCCAGCCTGCAGACCTCCTGCAGTGAGTGTGCGGGGCGAGGGGCACGGGCGCAGGGGGTGCGGCTGAAGGGGGCCCTCACTCAGGTATCCCCGCAGGGCCCGGGACGAGATCTACGAGGTGTATGACGACGTGGAGTCCGCAGACGACTCCAGCACCAGCCACAAGGACAGAGGTTTGTTGGTGGTGGGGCTGGGCCCTCAGCCAGACCAGCCTGCCCAGGCACCTGGCAACGTCCGTCGCACAAGGGCATTTTCTGCCCTGCTGCGGGTGTGAGGCCAAGTGACAGTCCCCCTTCCTGGCAGTGCCAGGGGAGaaagcagaggggagaggggctttTCAGAAAGGTCACACCAGCTCCTGGTGGGTGGAACAGTGTGCGGAAGGGCAGCCCAGGAGCCAGTGAGTGTGGTGTGACGGGTGTGGCCCAGGTGGTGGCAGAAGGCATAGAGAGCAATGGGACAATCAGCTCAAAAGCAGCAGGAGGACCTGGCGCTGTTTCCAGGGGCGAGAGGGACGGAGCAAGCGCCTGACATGGCTGAGGCCCAAGTCTCAAGCCCGCAGCCTGGGTGCAGAGTGGAGCCATCCCTGGGTAGGGGACAAAGTGTCAGGTTCCACCTTAGACCTGCTGTTTGAGATGCTTGAGGGATGTCCAGGCAGGACAGGGGCCTGAACTCTGCAGCAGGGGCTGGAGAAGGGGTGTGGCAGATCCTCTGGGTCTGCAGGCCCAGGCAGTTCATTTGCTCTCAGTGGTCTGAGTTCCAAGGGCCCTGTGCTCCCTTCTTCCAAGTCTCTGCTCCTGGAGAGCAGGATGGCGGCGCAGGAGGCCTGCGCCTGCCCCCTAGCTCCAGGGCTAATGCCTTCAACCAGCAACGCGTGAACAGAAAAAATGGCTTCCAAGGCAATGTCccacccattttatagatgtggaagcTTGAGGATCCCAGAAGTGATTTGCCCCAGCTCACAGAGCTAGTACGCAGTGCCCTGGGGACTGGAGCCCAGGCCCTCTGCCGCCAGGCTGCTTCCCTGCCCTGTCTTTGGGAAGAGCTTCCGGCAGAGAAACCTCACACCAGGGCTGCCTGGGGGATCTCCGGCTGAGGCCTCTGCCGCCAAGGCTCCCTCCGGGCCCCATCTGCTTCTCCCGGGCTTTCCCTGGGGTGCTGCTTGCAACACGTCTCTGTTGGCACAGAGCTTCCTGGCAGGGCCCCTCCTGCTTCTGCTCCAGTGAGGCTCTGTGGCCAGGGTCTGGGGGCCACTCTTGGGGCTCGGGACGTGGGGAGGGAGTGCCTCTGGCCACTGCTTCCCCTCTCCTTCTTTAACCCCAAACCCACCAGGCACATCCCTACCTCTGTTCACTGTCCCTGCCACTGGACCGCCTTCTCCCCATTCCGTGCCACTCGCTTCCCTGGATCTCGCCCTCCTTGAGGCCCCATGTGGGGCTCACAGGTGTGCAGACTGTCCCGAAGTCTGCTCTGCCCTTTTCCAGTCTCCTCCATTGGAAGGACTCTCGCCTCCTGGCAGCAGTGGCAGTTCCACTCCAGAGGCTCCGTGCACAGCCGGGCACTCCTCTGGAGGGGCCAGGCCCAGCTCTTCCCCAGGATCTGAGGATGGCCTACTCAGGCTCACAGCCAGGAAGCTCGGGCCACGGTGCGCCTGGTCTGTGCTCTCTGCTGCTGTGGACAACTTTGTAGGGGCCCTGGGGCACCTGAGTCAAGACCGCTCTCAGCTGGGTGACCATCTCTGGCCTGGGCAGCCtctgggagggaggagcagctgcAGAGTGCTCTGGGTGGGACCGTGCACGGCACCCATCCGAACATCAGGCCTGGAGGCAAGCTCAGTGTCTGAAGGGGTGCGAGTGTACCCACAAACACCCAGCACTGGGCACTTGATGGGAGGGACTGCTGGCCTCCAACGTCCAGGGTGACGCTTTGAGTCATTCAAAGAGGACGGCAGAAAGCTGGGGTGCCCGGTTCTGGATCCTTCACTCACCTGGTGTTCGTGAGGCTCTCGCTGTAAGCCAAGCCCTTGGCCAGCAGGGCTCACACCTGGCAAGCTGGTCATTCGCTAGGAATCAGCCCTCACAGTCCAGATCTCAGCATCAGCCAGGCCAGTCTGAGCCCCACCCCCCGACCCCCCACCCCGTCAGCCCCTTCTCAGAGGCGGACTTCGTTTTGCCTCTAGGAAATGCTtccctttgccttatttttgaCCCAAACCTCATTACAATTCCCAGAACCCAATCTGCCCTAGGGGGTAGACACGAAATGGCCTCAAGAGCCTAAAGTAAATCCTGCCTCTATCCCTTAACAGCTGGCTGGCTTTAGACGGGTTATTTACCTCTCTGGGCATTTTGTCATCAGCCGGTTGAGAATGGCAGTATGGCCCACTGTCACCAATAAGGTTGTGTGAGGGGTGAAATGAGTGCTGTACCTGGCGTGCAGCAGGAGTGCAGAAAATGCAAGGCAACCTCCTAGAACTCACgccgaggaggaggagagggatgTGGAGAGGGTGGGCAGCAGCGGTTGGGGGACGGATGTCCTCTGAACTGACGTCAGGGAAGGCTCACTTAAGATCAAGCTGCCAGG
The Equus caballus isolate H_3958 breed thoroughbred chromosome 7, TB-T2T, whole genome shotgun sequence genome window above contains:
- the PRAM1 gene encoding PML-RARA-regulated adapter molecule 1, which translates into the protein MGSHQDFRSLQAKFQASQPGTSEQPQKPPKPEVNKPLKKFPLPELNEHPKKPQPEFSAVPRKPPQPEFAGLPKKPPQPEFADLPKKPLQPDFAGLPKKPPQPEFTDRPRKPLQPDFADLPKKPLQPEFADLSRKPPQPEFAGLPKKPPQPEVVDLSRKPPQPEFTDLPKKPSKPESSELSKKFPQLEATLFPRKALQPAAGEAPQKALQPEPSALAQKPPQPELSNPARPPSEPKFSAFPRKVRQPEPNEATPKPSQPEFNANLRKPPQLQVGGLPKKSLLQPEFSEVPQAPPWKPESSEPHPHSSQPDLSALPKKPPQPQLSDLPKKPPQPEFGDLSRTSSEPEVSALPKRPRQSDFKPLSKKRPQPEHGGLPRTSSEPEFSLLPRNFLQVECRGPPRKFSQPETSALLKKRPQPEFFGDLPRKPLLPGSVSESSLPTAVAGGRPRFPLSPGFGARQQRPGALTPSGGSRLSLKPRRRPLPSVSSLGPPPAKPPLPPGPRDVQSFRRPSAAATAPRRTPSSAGTLFQARQPADLLQARDEIYEVYDDVESADDSSTSHKDRDEVPSTQQSPRRPPQDPELRKEKGPQEQQMPAMDPKVLKQIRKAEKAEREFRKKFKFEGEIVIQTRMMIDPNAKTRRGGGKHLGIRRGEILEVIEFTNKDEMLCRDTKGKYGYVPRTALLPLETEVYDDVGFWDPLESQPLPRGR